One region of Asterias rubens chromosome 5, eAstRub1.3, whole genome shotgun sequence genomic DNA includes:
- the LOC117289877 gene encoding RNA N6-adenosine-methyltransferase mettl16-like: protein MALNQFMHPRNRYRNNKPDFAKLAQDYPEFKQHLSTTLAGNVSLDFRDPEALRALTCTLLKEDFGIDLEIPMDRIIPTVPLRLNYILWIEDLLKQSGHDRLEEICGIDVGCGTSCIYPLLGAKVNGWHFTASEVDSTSTGYAMLNVNKNKLQDKIQVLEVSPDVMLCGIFKMAPRPLYHFTMCNPPFFGNIMEAQGIMTSRNVSRREPSSVSTAAECEMVWEEGGEVDFISRMITDSLQLREQVVWYTSMIGKKASLGPLKQELAKHKIRNVTTTEFCQGRTMRWGIAWTFHDDIEPLVHMSPVKKFKRDKERPPLVITVPEQYVQNALQQQEVSSGSKVKPGGTKDQQRVKAVAKAVEKLLGNLEIELKSKPGIKLSSRYTLTAVKNTWSNQRRKRRQKLKRRLMLEGATLSEPADRNPGMGEKMTPSILTSDKSKSVMANSVLLQRTKPLSEECGLTHTIGEVETNNGPEHSPRKESCEMPGIAASCSETILSETDVRTLEVKQVAGGGCQETAKLLDKKDSLSHSVTNESNATNVTLKSVDTLQGVKPVPVTGSSNLDISSPGGENAKGTVALLSSSEGSSQEAGFVFKCLLSIRLADGSVVVEMSWTEGKTRESMHQVGQYMKNQFNKI from the exons ATGGCCCTGAATCAGTTTATGCACCCAAGGAATCGCTATAGAAACAACAAGCCGGATTTTGCCAAGCTTGCTCAGGACTACCCAGAATTCAAACAGCACCTGTCAACGACCCTCGCAGGGAACGTCTCTCTTGACTTTCGCGATCCTGAGGCTCTTAGGGCGTTAACATGCACCTTGTTAAAAGAGGATTTTGGGATTGATCTTGAGATCCCCATGGATCGGATTATCCCCACTGTACCACTGAGATTAAACTATATCCTATGGATTGAGGATTTGTTGAAGCAGAGCGGCCATGATAGATTAGAAGAAATCTGTGGCATTGATGTTG GTTGTGGTACGTCTTGTATCTACCCTTTGTTAGGAGCTAAGGTCAATGGTTGGCACTTCACTGCATCAGAGGTTGATTCCACATCTACTGGTTATGCAATGCTCaatgtcaacaaaaacaaattacaagacaaaatacaag TTCTGGAGGTGAGCCCGGATGTCATGCTTTGTGGAATCTTCAAGATGGCCCCAAGACCTCTGTATCACTTCACAATGTGCAACCCCCCATTCTTTGGTAACATTATGGAGGCCCAGGGCATTATGACATCTCGTAATGTTAGTCGGAGAGAGCCATCTTCAGTCAGTACAGCAGCTGAGTGTGAGATGGTTTGGGAGGAAGGTGGAGAAGTCGACTTCATCAGTCGGATGATCACTGATAGTTTACAGCTCAGAGAACAAGTTGT GTGGTACACATCAATGATCGGGAAGAAAGCGAGTTTAGGACCTCTCAAGCAAGAACTGGCTAAACACAAG ATTCGTAATGTGACAACGACAGAGTTTTGCCAGGGCAGGACAATGCGTTGGGGCATTGCTTGGACATTCCATGATGACATTGAACCCCTG GTTCATATGTCACCGGTCAAGAAGTTCAAGCGAGATAAAGAGCGCCCTCCATTGGTCATTACAGTACCAGAGCAATACGTACAGAATGCTCTACAACAGCAAGAGGTCAGCTCGGGGTCAAAGGTTAAACCAGGAGGAACCAAGGATCAGCAGAGGGTCAAAGCTGTCGCAAAAGCAGTTGAGAAACTCCTGGGAAATCTAGAG ATTGAACTTAAATCTAAACCTGGTATCAAGCTGTCTTCAAGATACACCCTAACTGCTGTTAAGAACACATGGTCCAACCAACGCAGGAAAAGACGCCAAAAACTCAAAAGGCGTCTCATGTTAGAGGGAGCTACACTGAGTGAACCAGCAGACAGAAATCCTGGCATGGGAGAAAAAATGACGCCAAGTATCCTGACAAGTGACAAGTCAAAAAGTGTCATGGCAAATTCTGTCCTGCTCCAGAGAACGAAACCCTTATCTGAAGAATGTGGATTGACACACACGATAGGAGAGGTGGAAACAAACAATGGTCCAGAACATTCCCCAAGGAAGGAATCTTGTGAGATGCCAGGCATTGCAGCCTCTTGCTCAGAAACAATCCTCAGTGAAACCGATGTTAGAACTTTGGAAGTGAAACAAGTCGCTGGTGGTGGTTGTCAAGAAACGGCAAAGCTACTCGATAAAAAAGACAGTTTATCACATTCTGTAACAAATGAGTCTAATGCTACAAATGTTACGCTAAAGAGTGTGGATACATTACAAGGAGTTAAACCCGTACCTGTAACAGGGTCTAGCAACTTGGATATCTCGTCCCCGGGAGGTGAAAATGCGAAGGGTACGGTTGCACTGCTCAGCTCATCCGAGGGCAGCAGTCAGGAAGCGGGGTTCGTTTTCAAGTGTTTGCTGTCAATCCGATTGGCTGATGGGAGCGTTGTCGTAGAGATGAGTTGGACAGAGGGAAAGACGCGGGAGTCCATGCACCAGGTTGGGCAGTACATGAAGAACCAGTTTAACAAGATCTAA